From a single Lolium rigidum isolate FL_2022 chromosome 7, APGP_CSIRO_Lrig_0.1, whole genome shotgun sequence genomic region:
- the LOC124673649 gene encoding anthocyanidin 3-O-glucosyltransferase 2-like, producing the protein MASRPTVVLIPRWGSGHFMSALEAGKKLLATGDGAFSLTVLVMHAPTQEKASEVEGHVRREADSGLDIRFLQLPAVEHPTDCVDQVEFVFRYVQLHAPNVKAAIDGLAPSSRVVAVVVDFFFTALFDVVHELAVPAYVYFTSPAAFLALMLRLPAMREDMTGPGFEYMERALDVPGLPPVPPSYMPVCLVKSKIQSYDTFEYHARRFMEARGVIVNTTVELEASVLAAIADGRCVPGRPAPALHAIGPVIWFEPKDDDQRRHECTRWLDAQPPASVVLLCFGSMGSHDAAQVREIAAGLERSGHRFLWVLRGPPVAGTRFPTDANLDELLPERFLEATAGRGLVWPAWAPQSEILSHAAVGGFVTHCGWNSVLESLWFGVPMVPWPLYGEQHLNAFELVAGVGVAVALEMDRKKGFFVEAAELERAVRSLMDGASEEGRKARAKASETSAEFRRAVGEGGSSCAALQRLVVEILDLPDGRK; encoded by the coding sequence ATGGCGTCTCGCCCTACCGTCGTCCTCATCCCGAGATGGGGATCCGGCCACTTCATGTCCGCGCTCGAAGCCGGCAAGAAGCTGCTGGCCACCGGCGATGGCGCCTTCTCCCTGACTGTGCTCGTCATGCACGCACCGACGCAAGAGAAGGCGTCCGAGGTCGAGGGCCACGTGCGCCGTGAGGCGGATTCGGGTCTCGACATCCGCTTCCTCCAGCTCCCCGCCGTCGAGCACCCCACCGACTGCGTCGATCAAGTGGAATTCGTGTTCCGGTACGTCCAGCTCCACGCGCCCAACGTTAAGGCGGCCATCGACGGCCTGGCTCCGTCGTCCCGGGTGGTCGCGGTCgtcgtcgacttcttcttcacgGCCCTGTTCGACGTGGTCCACGAGCTCGCCGTGCCGGCGTACGTGTACTTTACCTCCCCTGCCGCGTTCCTCGCTCTCATGCTGCGCCTTCCGGCGATGCGCGAGGATATGACCGGCCCTGGGTTTGAGTATATGGAGCGCGCACTGGACGTGCCGGGGCTGCCGCCGGTGCCTCCGTCGTACATGCCGGTCTGCCTCGTCAAATCGAAGATCCAGAGCTACGACACTTTCGAGTACCACGCTCGCCGCTTCATGGAAGCCAGGGGCGTCATCGTGAACACCACCGTCGAGCTCGAGGCCTCGGTCCTCGCCGCAATCGCAGACGGTCGATGCGTGCCCGGGCGCCCCGCTCcggcgctccacgcgatcggccccgtgaTCTGGTTCGAACCCAAAGACGACGACCAACGCCGGCACGAGTGCACCCGGTGGCTCGACGCCCAGCCGCCAGCGTCAGTGGTGCTCCTCTGCTTCGGAAGCATGGGGTCACACGACGCGGCGCAGGTGAGAGAGATCGCCGCGGGCCTAGAGCGCAGCGGCCACCGCTTCCTGTGGGTGCTGCGAGGCCCGCCGGTCGCCGGCACGCGGTTTCCAACGGACGCAAACCTGGATGAGCTGCTTCCGGAGCGGTTCCTGGAGGCGACGGCGGGGAGGGGGCTGGTCTGGCCGGCGTGGGCGCCGCAGAGCGAGATCCTATCCCACGCCGCCGTGGGCGGCTTCGTGACGCACTGTGGATGGAACTCCGTCCTGGAGAGCCTGTGGTTCGGCGTGCCGATGGTGCCGTGGCCACTGTACGGGGAGCAGCACCTGAACGCGTTCGAGCTCGTGGCCGGCGTGGGCGTGGCGGTCGCGCTGGAAATGGACCGGAAGAAGGGGTTCTTTGTGGAGGCGGCGGAGCTGGAGCGCGCGGTGCGGAGCCTGATGGACGGCGCGTCGGAGGAGGGAAGGAAGGCGAGGGCGAAGGCATCAGAGACGAGCGCCGAGTTCAGGAGGGCCgtcggggagggcggctcgtcgTGCGCCGCGCTGCAGAGGCTGGTGGTCGAGATTTTGGATTTGCCGGACGGAAGAAAATGA